The Maridesulfovibrio frigidus DSM 17176 genome has a segment encoding these proteins:
- the cbiM gene encoding cobalt transporter CbiM — translation MHISEGVLSLPVLATGAAVTVAGTMIGLKKIDSEKLVTVALLSSVFFVASLIHIPLGPGSAHLILSGLMGLVLGWAAFPAILTGLLLQAILFQYGGLTVIGVNTATMALPAVLCHYLFRSLLNKGGKSMTVGAFLCGAVSIGLSAMLTAFALSFTDDSFIGAAQLIVYAHLPIMIIEGFICVFTYSFLYKVRPEMLMATQE, via the coding sequence ATGCACATATCAGAGGGAGTTTTATCTCTTCCCGTTCTTGCCACTGGAGCGGCTGTAACAGTCGCCGGAACCATGATCGGACTGAAAAAAATTGATTCAGAAAAGCTCGTAACAGTTGCTCTGCTTTCGTCTGTATTCTTTGTCGCATCGCTTATTCATATTCCTCTAGGACCAGGCAGTGCGCACCTTATTCTCAGCGGGCTTATGGGGCTGGTACTCGGATGGGCCGCCTTCCCCGCGATCCTTACCGGATTACTATTGCAAGCTATCCTCTTTCAATATGGAGGACTCACTGTCATCGGCGTAAACACTGCCACTATGGCCTTGCCTGCGGTTCTCTGCCATTACCTATTCCGCTCTCTGCTCAATAAGGGCGGCAAGAGCATGACTGTCGGCGCATTTCTTTGCGGGGCGGTATCAATCGGACTTTCGGCGATGCTGACCGCATTCGCATTATCTTTCACCGACGACAGTTTCATCGGCGCGGCACAGCTTATTGTATATGCGCACTTGCCCATCATGATTATTGAAGGATTTATCTGCGTATTCACATACAGCTTCCTTTACAAGGTCAGACCTGAAATGCTGATGGCTACTCAAGAATAA
- a CDS encoding MATE family efflux transporter, translating into MSSLWNRPFGYKDVLKISLPLAVSMASTTIMQITDRVFLGRYSVEAIAAALPAGILAFLFISFFMGVASYINVFIAQYTGAARPDKVATSLWQGIYFSLAAWVILVIFGHFLTPLLVLGGHPPEVTVLEIQYFRILMFGAGLPVLDTALSSFYSGRGLTRTVMIVNMVGALVNIPLDYALINGVWIFPELGIQGAGIATVLAGCVIVGLYIPLIFNSKNEKKYGVLSNFKFAPQLFRRFIKYGLSNGVQFFLDIFAVTFFVYMVGRLGTTILAASNIVLSIDGITFFPAYGISVGVSTLVGQAIGQGRPEYAKRATTCAFHITCAWMLFMGLIYIAIPDTLISMFRPHDIGDAQFGEVLEHGRIFLLFTVAYIFFDGLALVYSGALKGAGDVVWVMKLVGFLCVTLMVIPCYLGVEVWKLGPNFLWAIFTAYVVALSFSFYLRFKGGKWQSMKVIE; encoded by the coding sequence GTATTCCGTTGAGGCAATTGCCGCCGCACTTCCAGCAGGGATCCTTGCTTTTTTATTCATATCCTTCTTTATGGGCGTTGCCAGCTATATAAACGTTTTCATTGCTCAATATACCGGAGCCGCAAGGCCAGACAAGGTCGCAACTAGTTTATGGCAGGGCATATATTTTTCACTCGCAGCGTGGGTCATTCTTGTGATTTTTGGTCATTTCCTGACTCCATTGCTTGTATTGGGTGGACATCCGCCTGAAGTCACCGTGCTCGAGATCCAATATTTTAGAATATTGATGTTCGGAGCAGGGCTGCCTGTTCTAGATACAGCACTATCAAGTTTCTATTCAGGACGCGGGCTTACCAGAACCGTTATGATCGTGAACATGGTGGGAGCACTGGTCAATATTCCATTAGATTATGCACTCATAAACGGTGTTTGGATTTTCCCAGAGTTGGGTATTCAAGGGGCTGGAATTGCGACTGTTCTAGCTGGATGTGTAATTGTAGGTCTTTATATTCCTCTTATCTTTAATAGTAAGAATGAGAAGAAATACGGTGTATTAAGTAATTTTAAATTCGCTCCGCAACTTTTTCGCAGATTCATAAAGTATGGTTTGTCAAACGGGGTTCAGTTCTTTCTAGATATTTTTGCCGTTACTTTTTTTGTTTATATGGTGGGAAGGCTTGGAACAACAATTCTTGCTGCAAGCAATATTGTTCTTTCTATTGACGGAATAACATTTTTCCCCGCCTATGGTATTTCTGTCGGAGTTAGTACTCTGGTTGGTCAGGCAATAGGGCAGGGGCGCCCTGAGTATGCTAAAAGAGCTACGACCTGTGCATTTCATATCACTTGTGCGTGGATGCTCTTTATGGGGCTGATTTACATAGCCATACCGGACACTTTGATAAGTATGTTTCGTCCTCATGATATCGGTGATGCGCAATTTGGAGAAGTTCTTGAGCATGGTCGAATCTTCTTGCTGTTCACGGTTGCTTATATTTTCTTTGATGGACTTGCGCTTGTCTACTCTGGAGCATTGAAGGGTGCGGGAGATGTTGTCTGGGTTATGAAGCTTGTCGGTTTTTTATGTGTAACTTTGATGGTAATACCGTGCTATCTCGGGGTGGAGGTTTGGAAGCTTGGTCCTAATTTCCTCTGGGCGATTTTTACCGCTTACGTGGTTGCTCTAAGCTTTTCTTTTTACTTACGCTTCAAGGGCGGTAAATGGCAGAGTATGAAAGTTATCGAGTAA